Proteins from a genomic interval of Zonotrichia albicollis isolate bZonAlb1 chromosome 18, bZonAlb1.hap1, whole genome shotgun sequence:
- the MTMR3 gene encoding phosphatidylinositol-3,5-bisphosphate 3-phosphatase MTMR3 isoform X1: MDEETQHSLECIQANQIFPRKQLIREDENLQVPFIELHGESTEYVGRAEDAIIALSNYRLHIKFKESVVNVPLQLIESVECRDIFQLHLTCKDCKVIRCQFSTFEQCQDWLKRLNNAIRPPAKIEDLFSFAYHAWCMEVYASEKEQHGDLCRPGEHVTSRFKNEVERMGFDMNNAWRISNINEKYKLCGSYPQEIIVPAWITDKELESVASFRSWKRIPAVVYRHQSNGAVISRCGQPEVSWWGWRNADDEHLVQSVAKACASDSRSNSNKLMNGNCSRDLPNGGDLSDVEFDSSISNASGAESLAIQPQKLLILDARSYAAAVANRAKGGGCECPEYYPNCEVVFMGMANIHSIRKSFQSLRLLCTQMPDPGNWLSALESTKWLQHLSVLLKSALLVVHAVDRDQRPVLVHCSDGWDRTPQIVALAKLLLDPYYRTTEGFQVLVETEWLDFGHKFADRCGHGENSDDLNERCPVFLQWLDCVHQLQRQFPCSFEFNEAFLVKLVQHTYSCLFGTFLCNNAKERGEKHTQERTCSVWSLLRAANKAFKNLLYSSQSESVLYPVCHVRNLMLWSAVYLPCSSPSTPADDTCAPYPVPGSSPEEQPLGRLPKTRSFDNLTTACDSSVPTANRRSSDPSLNEKWQEHRRSLELSSLGPPGDDPFEGDGLGRQGRAPVGAELSVAAGVAEGQMENILQEATKDDVGLEEHLRGGLEAAGKGDEVGLDKEKRADNLCGEKAEVDAGTVTNNPTANPHPASHGAAELRGQQDELSDPSCALQKAPQGRGLQAAPSEGSGNRDAPNNTEEEGLGKGDGEAESPCGTAQASLAFPLTALLEERTSNIESSTETLTEPEAKPELTARAPCHRRHPFDNSADELSRTLHSRPEGECMIELQKLGSRVHRTSGSSTTHLPMPSPCALPLADRKDELVYNGELELENKLVEKPAGFAAPKFPATNGHCVNGDDGRIKASLGRQVSAASCSSAQLHLRNLHHKWMFGQLGKQPASSPDQPARSHLDDDGMPVYSDVIQQRLRQIETGHQQEVETLKKQVQELKSRLESQLLNSSLRLNGDYGDEVTSIPDSESNLDQNCLSRCSTEIFSEASWEQVDKQDTEVTRWLPDHLAAHCYGCDSAFWLASRKHHCRDTDRVDQLWNCGNVFCSSCCNQKVPVPSQQLFEPSRVCKSCYSSLHPGSSSLDLELDKPITATSN; this comes from the exons GTGTCAGTTCTCCACCTTTGAGCAGTGTCAGGACTGGCTGAAGAGGCTCAACAACGCCATCCGCCCCCCGGCCAAGATAGAGGACCTGTTCTCCTTCGCCTACCACGCCTGGTGCATGGAGGTTTATGCCAGTGAGAAGGAGCAGCACGGGGACCTGTGTCGGCCAG GAGAACATGTCACTTCCAGGTTTAAGAACGAGGTGGAGCGGATGGGGTTTGATATGAACAATGCCTGGAGGATTTCCAACATCAATGAGAAGTACAA gctgtgtggcagctACCCCCAGGAGATCATCGTCCCTGCCTGGATCACGGACAAGGAGCTGGAGAGCGTGGCCAGCTTCCGCTCCTGGAAGCGCATCCCCGCCGTGGTGTAcag gcacCAGAGCAATGGGGCAGTGATCTCCCGCTGCGGGCAGCCCGAGGTGAGCTGGTGGGGCTGGAGGAACGCCGACGATGAGCACCTGGTGCAGTCCGTGGCCAAAGCCTGTGCCTCAGACTCCAGGTCCAACAGTAACAagttaatgaatgggaattgcTCCAGAGATCTGCCCAACGGAGGGGACCTCTCTGATGTGGAATTTG acTCCTCCATCTCCAACGCCTCCGGAGCAGAGAGTTTGGCAATCCAGCCTCAGAAGCTGCTGATCCTGGACGCGCGATCTTACGCGGCAGCCGTGGCCAACAGAGCCAAGGGGGGAGGCTGtgagtgcccag AATATTACCCCAACTGTGAAGTGGTGTTCATGGGGATGGCAAACATCCACTCCATCCGCAAGAGCTTCCAATCTCTGcgtctgctctgcacacagatgCCAGATCCAGGAAA TTGGCTGTCAGCTCTGGAGAGCACCAAGTGGCTGCAGCACCTGTCGGTGCTCCTCAAGTCGGCGCTGCTGGTGGTGCACGCCGTGGACCGCGACCAGCGGCCCGTGCTGGTGCACTGCTCCGACGGCTGGGACCGCACGCCCCAGATCGTGGCCCTGGCCAAGCTCCTGCTGGACCCCTACTACAGGACCACAGAG ggtTTCCAGGTGCTGGTGGAGACGGAGTGGTTGGATTTTGGCCACAAGTTTGCAGATCGCTGCGGCCACGGGGAGAATTCGGACGACCTGAACGAGCGCTGCCCGGTGTTTCTGCAGTGGCTGGACTGTGTCCATCAGCTCCAGAGGCAGTTCCCCTGCTCCTTCGAGTTTAACGAAGCATTCCTT GTGAAGTTGGTGCAGCACACCTACTCCTGCCTCTTTGGAACATTCCTGTGCAACAATGcgaaagagagaggagagaaacaCACTCAGGAACGGACCTGCTCCGTCTGGTCTTTGCTGCGGGCAGCAAACAAAGCCTTCAAAAACCTGCTCTACTCCTCCCAGTCGGAATCT GTGCTGTATCCCGTGTGCCATGTGCGGAACTTGATGCTCTGGAGCGCCGTTTACCTGCCCTGCTCCTCGCCCTCCACGCCCGCCGACGACACCTGTGCCCCCtaccctgtgccaggctctaGCCCCGaagagcagcctctgggcag GCTACCAAAGACAAGATCCTTTGACAATCTGACGACAGCCTGTGACAGCAGCGTGCCTACAGCCAACCGCCGCAGCAGCGACCCCAGCCTCAACGAGAAGTGGCAGGAGCACCGGCGCTccctggagctcagcagcctgggcCCCCCCGGGGACGACCCCTTCGAGGGGGAcgggctgggcaggcagggcagggcccccGTGGGCGCAGAGCTCTCTGTGGCAGCCGGGGTGGCAGAGGGACAGATGGAGAACATTCTGCAGGAGGCCACTAAAGATGATGTTGGGCTGGAGGAGCACTTGAGGGGTggcctggaggcagcagggaaaggggaTGAGGTTGGCCTGGATAAGGAGAAGAGAGCTGACAATCTGTGTGGGGAAAAGGCCGAGGTGGATGCAGGTACCGTAACGAACAATCCCACAGCCAACCCACACCCAGCCTCACAtggtgctgcagagctcagaggaCAGCAGGACGAGCTCAGTGACCCCAGCTGCGCTCTCCAGAAGGCACCTCAGGGGAGAGGACTGCAGGCTGCTCCTTCTGAGGGCTCCGGAAACAGAGATGCTCCAAACAACACGGAGGAGGAAGGTCTTGGGAAAGGTGATGGAGAAGCAGAGAGCCCgtgtggcacagcccaggccagCCTTGCCTTCCctctgacagccctgctggaggaaaGGACATCCAACATCGAAAGCTCCACAGAAACCTTAACAGAGCCCGAAGCGAAGCCTGAGCTCACGGCCAGGGCCCCGTGCCACCGACGTCACCCCTTCGACAACAGCGCTGACGAGCTGTCCCGAACCCTGCACAGCAGGCCGGAGGGGGAGTGCATGATAGAGCTCCAAAAACTGGGATCCAGAGTGCACAGGACTTCTGGTAGCAGCACCACTCACCTCCCGATGCCTTCCCCTTGTGCCTTGCCTCTAGCAGACCGCAAAGACGAGCTGGTGTATAatggggagctggagctggagaacAAACTGGTGGAGAAACCCGCGGGATTCGCAGCCCCCAAATTCCCCGCCACCAACGGACACTGCGTCAACGGCGACGACGGGCGCATCAAGGCCTCGCTGGGCCGGCAGGTGTCCGCggccagctgcagctctgcccagctccaccTGAGGAACTTGCACCACAAATGGATGTTCGGCCAGCTGGGGAAGCAGCCGGCCAGCAGCCCCGACCAGCCGGCCCGCAGCCACCTGGACGATGACGGCATGCCCGTCTACAGCGATGTCATCCAGCAGCGCCTGCGGCAGATCGAGACGGGCCATCAGCAGGAGGTGGAGACCCTCAAGAAGCAGGTGCAGGAGCTGAAGAGCCGCCTGGAGAGCCAGCTCCTCAACAGCTCCCTGCGGCTCAACGGCGACTACGGCGACGAAGTG ACGTCTATTCCCGACTCGGAAAGCAATCTGGATCAGAACTGCTTGTCTCGCTGCAGCACAGAGATTTTCTCTGAAgccagctgggagcaggtgGATAAACAGGATACAGAG GTGACACGGTGGCTCCCGGACCACCTGGCCGCGCACTGCTACGGCTGCGACAGCGCCTTCTGGCTCGCCAGCCGGAAACACCACTGCAG ggacactgacCGAGTTGATCAGCTCTG GAATTGCGGCAACGTGTTCTGCTCCAGTTGCTGTAACCAGAAGGTGCCGgttcccagccagcagctcttcGAGCCCAGCAGAGTCTGCAAATCCTGCTACAGCAGCCTCCACCCcggcagctccagcctggacCTCGAACTGGACAAGCCCATCACTGCCACGTCCAACTGA
- the MTMR3 gene encoding phosphatidylinositol-3,5-bisphosphate 3-phosphatase MTMR3 isoform X3 translates to MDEETQHSLECIQANQIFPRKQLIREDENLQVPFIELHGESTEYVGRAEDAIIALSNYRLHIKFKESVVNVPLQLIESVECRDIFQLHLTCKDCKVIRCQFSTFEQCQDWLKRLNNAIRPPAKIEDLFSFAYHAWCMEVYASEKEQHGDLCRPGEHVTSRFKNEVERMGFDMNNAWRISNINEKYKLCGSYPQEIIVPAWITDKELESVASFRSWKRIPAVVYRHQSNGAVISRCGQPEVSWWGWRNADDEHLVQSVAKACASDSRSNSNKLMNGNCSRDLPNGGDLSDVEFDSSISNASGAESLAIQPQKLLILDARSYAAAVANRAKGGGCECPEYYPNCEVVFMGMANIHSIRKSFQSLRLLCTQMPDPGNWLSALESTKWLQHLSVLLKSALLVVHAVDRDQRPVLVHCSDGWDRTPQIVALAKLLLDPYYRTTEGFQVLVETEWLDFGHKFADRCGHGENSDDLNERCPVFLQWLDCVHQLQRQFPCSFEFNEAFLVKLVQHTYSCLFGTFLCNNAKERGEKHTQERTCSVWSLLRAANKAFKNLLYSSQSESVLYPVCHVRNLMLWSAVYLPCSSPSTPADDTCAPYPVPGSSPEEQPLGRLPKTRSFDNLTTACDSSVPTANRRSSDPSLNEKWQEHRRSLELSSLGPPGDDPFEGDGLGRQGRAPVGAELSVAAGVAEGQMENILQEATKDDVGLEEHLRGGLEAAGKGDEVGLDKEKRADNLCGEKAEVDAGTVTNNPTANPHPASHGAAELRGQQDELSDPSCALQKAPQGRGLQAAPSEGSGNRDAPNNTEEEGLGKGDGEAESPCGTAQASLAFPLTALLEERTSNIESSTETLTEPEAKPELTARAPCHRRHPFDNSADELSRTLHSRPEGECMIELQKLGSRVHRTSGSSTTHLPMPSPCALPLADRKDELVYNGELELENKLVEKPAGFAAPKFPATNGHCVNGDDGRIKASLGRQVSAASCSSAQLHLRNLHHKWMFGQLGKQPASSPDQPARSHLDDDGMPVYSDVIQQRLRQIETGHQQEVETLKKQVQELKSRLESQLLNSSLRLNGDYGDEVVTRWLPDHLAAHCYGCDSAFWLASRKHHCRDTDRVDQLWNCGNVFCSSCCNQKVPVPSQQLFEPSRVCKSCYSSLHPGSSSLDLELDKPITATSN, encoded by the exons GTGTCAGTTCTCCACCTTTGAGCAGTGTCAGGACTGGCTGAAGAGGCTCAACAACGCCATCCGCCCCCCGGCCAAGATAGAGGACCTGTTCTCCTTCGCCTACCACGCCTGGTGCATGGAGGTTTATGCCAGTGAGAAGGAGCAGCACGGGGACCTGTGTCGGCCAG GAGAACATGTCACTTCCAGGTTTAAGAACGAGGTGGAGCGGATGGGGTTTGATATGAACAATGCCTGGAGGATTTCCAACATCAATGAGAAGTACAA gctgtgtggcagctACCCCCAGGAGATCATCGTCCCTGCCTGGATCACGGACAAGGAGCTGGAGAGCGTGGCCAGCTTCCGCTCCTGGAAGCGCATCCCCGCCGTGGTGTAcag gcacCAGAGCAATGGGGCAGTGATCTCCCGCTGCGGGCAGCCCGAGGTGAGCTGGTGGGGCTGGAGGAACGCCGACGATGAGCACCTGGTGCAGTCCGTGGCCAAAGCCTGTGCCTCAGACTCCAGGTCCAACAGTAACAagttaatgaatgggaattgcTCCAGAGATCTGCCCAACGGAGGGGACCTCTCTGATGTGGAATTTG acTCCTCCATCTCCAACGCCTCCGGAGCAGAGAGTTTGGCAATCCAGCCTCAGAAGCTGCTGATCCTGGACGCGCGATCTTACGCGGCAGCCGTGGCCAACAGAGCCAAGGGGGGAGGCTGtgagtgcccag AATATTACCCCAACTGTGAAGTGGTGTTCATGGGGATGGCAAACATCCACTCCATCCGCAAGAGCTTCCAATCTCTGcgtctgctctgcacacagatgCCAGATCCAGGAAA TTGGCTGTCAGCTCTGGAGAGCACCAAGTGGCTGCAGCACCTGTCGGTGCTCCTCAAGTCGGCGCTGCTGGTGGTGCACGCCGTGGACCGCGACCAGCGGCCCGTGCTGGTGCACTGCTCCGACGGCTGGGACCGCACGCCCCAGATCGTGGCCCTGGCCAAGCTCCTGCTGGACCCCTACTACAGGACCACAGAG ggtTTCCAGGTGCTGGTGGAGACGGAGTGGTTGGATTTTGGCCACAAGTTTGCAGATCGCTGCGGCCACGGGGAGAATTCGGACGACCTGAACGAGCGCTGCCCGGTGTTTCTGCAGTGGCTGGACTGTGTCCATCAGCTCCAGAGGCAGTTCCCCTGCTCCTTCGAGTTTAACGAAGCATTCCTT GTGAAGTTGGTGCAGCACACCTACTCCTGCCTCTTTGGAACATTCCTGTGCAACAATGcgaaagagagaggagagaaacaCACTCAGGAACGGACCTGCTCCGTCTGGTCTTTGCTGCGGGCAGCAAACAAAGCCTTCAAAAACCTGCTCTACTCCTCCCAGTCGGAATCT GTGCTGTATCCCGTGTGCCATGTGCGGAACTTGATGCTCTGGAGCGCCGTTTACCTGCCCTGCTCCTCGCCCTCCACGCCCGCCGACGACACCTGTGCCCCCtaccctgtgccaggctctaGCCCCGaagagcagcctctgggcag GCTACCAAAGACAAGATCCTTTGACAATCTGACGACAGCCTGTGACAGCAGCGTGCCTACAGCCAACCGCCGCAGCAGCGACCCCAGCCTCAACGAGAAGTGGCAGGAGCACCGGCGCTccctggagctcagcagcctgggcCCCCCCGGGGACGACCCCTTCGAGGGGGAcgggctgggcaggcagggcagggcccccGTGGGCGCAGAGCTCTCTGTGGCAGCCGGGGTGGCAGAGGGACAGATGGAGAACATTCTGCAGGAGGCCACTAAAGATGATGTTGGGCTGGAGGAGCACTTGAGGGGTggcctggaggcagcagggaaaggggaTGAGGTTGGCCTGGATAAGGAGAAGAGAGCTGACAATCTGTGTGGGGAAAAGGCCGAGGTGGATGCAGGTACCGTAACGAACAATCCCACAGCCAACCCACACCCAGCCTCACAtggtgctgcagagctcagaggaCAGCAGGACGAGCTCAGTGACCCCAGCTGCGCTCTCCAGAAGGCACCTCAGGGGAGAGGACTGCAGGCTGCTCCTTCTGAGGGCTCCGGAAACAGAGATGCTCCAAACAACACGGAGGAGGAAGGTCTTGGGAAAGGTGATGGAGAAGCAGAGAGCCCgtgtggcacagcccaggccagCCTTGCCTTCCctctgacagccctgctggaggaaaGGACATCCAACATCGAAAGCTCCACAGAAACCTTAACAGAGCCCGAAGCGAAGCCTGAGCTCACGGCCAGGGCCCCGTGCCACCGACGTCACCCCTTCGACAACAGCGCTGACGAGCTGTCCCGAACCCTGCACAGCAGGCCGGAGGGGGAGTGCATGATAGAGCTCCAAAAACTGGGATCCAGAGTGCACAGGACTTCTGGTAGCAGCACCACTCACCTCCCGATGCCTTCCCCTTGTGCCTTGCCTCTAGCAGACCGCAAAGACGAGCTGGTGTATAatggggagctggagctggagaacAAACTGGTGGAGAAACCCGCGGGATTCGCAGCCCCCAAATTCCCCGCCACCAACGGACACTGCGTCAACGGCGACGACGGGCGCATCAAGGCCTCGCTGGGCCGGCAGGTGTCCGCggccagctgcagctctgcccagctccaccTGAGGAACTTGCACCACAAATGGATGTTCGGCCAGCTGGGGAAGCAGCCGGCCAGCAGCCCCGACCAGCCGGCCCGCAGCCACCTGGACGATGACGGCATGCCCGTCTACAGCGATGTCATCCAGCAGCGCCTGCGGCAGATCGAGACGGGCCATCAGCAGGAGGTGGAGACCCTCAAGAAGCAGGTGCAGGAGCTGAAGAGCCGCCTGGAGAGCCAGCTCCTCAACAGCTCCCTGCGGCTCAACGGCGACTACGGCGACGAAGTG GTGACACGGTGGCTCCCGGACCACCTGGCCGCGCACTGCTACGGCTGCGACAGCGCCTTCTGGCTCGCCAGCCGGAAACACCACTGCAG ggacactgacCGAGTTGATCAGCTCTG GAATTGCGGCAACGTGTTCTGCTCCAGTTGCTGTAACCAGAAGGTGCCGgttcccagccagcagctcttcGAGCCCAGCAGAGTCTGCAAATCCTGCTACAGCAGCCTCCACCCcggcagctccagcctggacCTCGAACTGGACAAGCCCATCACTGCCACGTCCAACTGA
- the MTMR3 gene encoding phosphatidylinositol-3,5-bisphosphate 3-phosphatase MTMR3 isoform X2 codes for MDEETQHSLECIQANQIFPRKQLIREDENLQVPFIELHGESTEYVGRAEDAIIALSNYRLHIKFKESVVNVPLQLIESVECRDIFQLHLTCKDCKVIRCQFSTFEQCQDWLKRLNNAIRPPAKIEDLFSFAYHAWCMEVYASEKEQHGDLCRPGEHVTSRFKNEVERMGFDMNNAWRISNINEKYKLCGSYPQEIIVPAWITDKELESVASFRSWKRIPAVVYRHQSNGAVISRCGQPEVSWWGWRNADDEHLVQSVAKACASDSRSNSNKLMNGNCSRDLPNGGDLSDVEFDSSISNASGAESLAIQPQKLLILDARSYAAAVANRAKGGGCECPEYYPNCEVVFMGMANIHSIRKSFQSLRLLCTQMPDPGNWLSALESTKWLQHLSVLLKSALLVVHAVDRDQRPVLVHCSDGWDRTPQIVALAKLLLDPYYRTTEGFQVLVETEWLDFGHKFADRCGHGENSDDLNERCPVFLQWLDCVHQLQRQFPCSFEFNEAFLVKLVQHTYSCLFGTFLCNNAKERGEKHTQERTCSVWSLLRAANKAFKNLLYSSQSESVLYPVCHVRNLMLWSAVYLPCSSPSTPADDTCAPYPVPGSSPEEQPLGRLPKTRSFDNLTTACDSSVPTANRRSSDPSLNEKWQEHRRSLELSSLGPPGDDPFEGDGLGRQGRAPVGAELSVAAGVAEGQMENILQEATKDDVGLEEHLRGGLEAAGKGDEVGLDKEKRADNLCGEKAEVDAGTVTNNPTANPHPASHGAAELRGQQDELSDPSCALQKAPQGRGLQAAPSEGSGNRDAPNNTEEEGLGKGDGEAESPCGTAQASLAFPLTALLEERTSNIESSTETLTEPEAKPELTARAPCHRRHPFDNSADELSRTLHSRPEGECMIELQKLGSRVHRTSGSSTTHLPMPSPCALPLADRKDELVYNGELELENKLVEKPAGFAAPKFPATNGHCVNGDDGRIKASLGRQVSAASCSSAQLHLRNLHHKWMFGQLGKQPASSPDQPARSHLDDDGMPVYSDVIQQRLRQIETGHQQEVETLKKQVQELKSRLESQLLNSSLRLNGDYGDEVTSIPDSESNLDQNCLSRCSTEIFSEASWEQVDKQDTEVTRWLPDHLAAHCYGCDSAFWLASRKHHCRNCGNVFCSSCCNQKVPVPSQQLFEPSRVCKSCYSSLHPGSSSLDLELDKPITATSN; via the exons GTGTCAGTTCTCCACCTTTGAGCAGTGTCAGGACTGGCTGAAGAGGCTCAACAACGCCATCCGCCCCCCGGCCAAGATAGAGGACCTGTTCTCCTTCGCCTACCACGCCTGGTGCATGGAGGTTTATGCCAGTGAGAAGGAGCAGCACGGGGACCTGTGTCGGCCAG GAGAACATGTCACTTCCAGGTTTAAGAACGAGGTGGAGCGGATGGGGTTTGATATGAACAATGCCTGGAGGATTTCCAACATCAATGAGAAGTACAA gctgtgtggcagctACCCCCAGGAGATCATCGTCCCTGCCTGGATCACGGACAAGGAGCTGGAGAGCGTGGCCAGCTTCCGCTCCTGGAAGCGCATCCCCGCCGTGGTGTAcag gcacCAGAGCAATGGGGCAGTGATCTCCCGCTGCGGGCAGCCCGAGGTGAGCTGGTGGGGCTGGAGGAACGCCGACGATGAGCACCTGGTGCAGTCCGTGGCCAAAGCCTGTGCCTCAGACTCCAGGTCCAACAGTAACAagttaatgaatgggaattgcTCCAGAGATCTGCCCAACGGAGGGGACCTCTCTGATGTGGAATTTG acTCCTCCATCTCCAACGCCTCCGGAGCAGAGAGTTTGGCAATCCAGCCTCAGAAGCTGCTGATCCTGGACGCGCGATCTTACGCGGCAGCCGTGGCCAACAGAGCCAAGGGGGGAGGCTGtgagtgcccag AATATTACCCCAACTGTGAAGTGGTGTTCATGGGGATGGCAAACATCCACTCCATCCGCAAGAGCTTCCAATCTCTGcgtctgctctgcacacagatgCCAGATCCAGGAAA TTGGCTGTCAGCTCTGGAGAGCACCAAGTGGCTGCAGCACCTGTCGGTGCTCCTCAAGTCGGCGCTGCTGGTGGTGCACGCCGTGGACCGCGACCAGCGGCCCGTGCTGGTGCACTGCTCCGACGGCTGGGACCGCACGCCCCAGATCGTGGCCCTGGCCAAGCTCCTGCTGGACCCCTACTACAGGACCACAGAG ggtTTCCAGGTGCTGGTGGAGACGGAGTGGTTGGATTTTGGCCACAAGTTTGCAGATCGCTGCGGCCACGGGGAGAATTCGGACGACCTGAACGAGCGCTGCCCGGTGTTTCTGCAGTGGCTGGACTGTGTCCATCAGCTCCAGAGGCAGTTCCCCTGCTCCTTCGAGTTTAACGAAGCATTCCTT GTGAAGTTGGTGCAGCACACCTACTCCTGCCTCTTTGGAACATTCCTGTGCAACAATGcgaaagagagaggagagaaacaCACTCAGGAACGGACCTGCTCCGTCTGGTCTTTGCTGCGGGCAGCAAACAAAGCCTTCAAAAACCTGCTCTACTCCTCCCAGTCGGAATCT GTGCTGTATCCCGTGTGCCATGTGCGGAACTTGATGCTCTGGAGCGCCGTTTACCTGCCCTGCTCCTCGCCCTCCACGCCCGCCGACGACACCTGTGCCCCCtaccctgtgccaggctctaGCCCCGaagagcagcctctgggcag GCTACCAAAGACAAGATCCTTTGACAATCTGACGACAGCCTGTGACAGCAGCGTGCCTACAGCCAACCGCCGCAGCAGCGACCCCAGCCTCAACGAGAAGTGGCAGGAGCACCGGCGCTccctggagctcagcagcctgggcCCCCCCGGGGACGACCCCTTCGAGGGGGAcgggctgggcaggcagggcagggcccccGTGGGCGCAGAGCTCTCTGTGGCAGCCGGGGTGGCAGAGGGACAGATGGAGAACATTCTGCAGGAGGCCACTAAAGATGATGTTGGGCTGGAGGAGCACTTGAGGGGTggcctggaggcagcagggaaaggggaTGAGGTTGGCCTGGATAAGGAGAAGAGAGCTGACAATCTGTGTGGGGAAAAGGCCGAGGTGGATGCAGGTACCGTAACGAACAATCCCACAGCCAACCCACACCCAGCCTCACAtggtgctgcagagctcagaggaCAGCAGGACGAGCTCAGTGACCCCAGCTGCGCTCTCCAGAAGGCACCTCAGGGGAGAGGACTGCAGGCTGCTCCTTCTGAGGGCTCCGGAAACAGAGATGCTCCAAACAACACGGAGGAGGAAGGTCTTGGGAAAGGTGATGGAGAAGCAGAGAGCCCgtgtggcacagcccaggccagCCTTGCCTTCCctctgacagccctgctggaggaaaGGACATCCAACATCGAAAGCTCCACAGAAACCTTAACAGAGCCCGAAGCGAAGCCTGAGCTCACGGCCAGGGCCCCGTGCCACCGACGTCACCCCTTCGACAACAGCGCTGACGAGCTGTCCCGAACCCTGCACAGCAGGCCGGAGGGGGAGTGCATGATAGAGCTCCAAAAACTGGGATCCAGAGTGCACAGGACTTCTGGTAGCAGCACCACTCACCTCCCGATGCCTTCCCCTTGTGCCTTGCCTCTAGCAGACCGCAAAGACGAGCTGGTGTATAatggggagctggagctggagaacAAACTGGTGGAGAAACCCGCGGGATTCGCAGCCCCCAAATTCCCCGCCACCAACGGACACTGCGTCAACGGCGACGACGGGCGCATCAAGGCCTCGCTGGGCCGGCAGGTGTCCGCggccagctgcagctctgcccagctccaccTGAGGAACTTGCACCACAAATGGATGTTCGGCCAGCTGGGGAAGCAGCCGGCCAGCAGCCCCGACCAGCCGGCCCGCAGCCACCTGGACGATGACGGCATGCCCGTCTACAGCGATGTCATCCAGCAGCGCCTGCGGCAGATCGAGACGGGCCATCAGCAGGAGGTGGAGACCCTCAAGAAGCAGGTGCAGGAGCTGAAGAGCCGCCTGGAGAGCCAGCTCCTCAACAGCTCCCTGCGGCTCAACGGCGACTACGGCGACGAAGTG ACGTCTATTCCCGACTCGGAAAGCAATCTGGATCAGAACTGCTTGTCTCGCTGCAGCACAGAGATTTTCTCTGAAgccagctgggagcaggtgGATAAACAGGATACAGAG GTGACACGGTGGCTCCCGGACCACCTGGCCGCGCACTGCTACGGCTGCGACAGCGCCTTCTGGCTCGCCAGCCGGAAACACCACTGCAG GAATTGCGGCAACGTGTTCTGCTCCAGTTGCTGTAACCAGAAGGTGCCGgttcccagccagcagctcttcGAGCCCAGCAGAGTCTGCAAATCCTGCTACAGCAGCCTCCACCCcggcagctccagcctggacCTCGAACTGGACAAGCCCATCACTGCCACGTCCAACTGA